In Candidatus Roseilinea sp., one DNA window encodes the following:
- a CDS encoding iron ABC transporter permease: MKNAELRVEKPPFRNSQLSILDSALAAPALLFLALFFIWPLIEIARVSFTPSEISRGATPLSVLRDPTHLRVLGFSLWQATLSTALTLLAGIPIAFAFARYRFAGQRLWRALAVIPFVMPTVVVAAAFSALLGPRGALNAALQSALGLDQPPIQLLGTLPMILLAHVFYNVAVVIRLVGGFLSAFDPRIEEAAAGLGANRWQTFRYVSLPMALPSVGAAAALTFLFTFTSFGVVLILGGARFATLEVEIYRQTAQLLRLDIATSLAIVQMIVTLLVGWASARLEAKASAPLEARPTRDIRRPVVGPAARAFVAGSLAFIAIVLVLPLATLAGRSLNLEGGDPLRYYAALSENVRGSLFFVPPQLAIRNSLVFAAITAALAMLLGLPLGYAIAQGSRPDRGGSWFARLLDALVLLPLGTSAVTLGLGFLVAFDRPPLDLRTSVVLLPVAHTLIALPFVVRAILPAIRSFDPRLREAARGLGAGPLQALRHVDLPLLAPPFIAAMIFAFTVSLGEFGASLLIARPEYPTMPVVIYRFLGQPGALNYGQALAMSTLLMIVTAVSVMVIERVNERVVS; encoded by the coding sequence ATGAAGAATGCAGAATTGAGAGTTGAGAAACCGCCTTTTCGCAACTCTCAACTCTCAATTCTCGATTCGGCGCTTGCCGCGCCGGCGCTGCTCTTCCTCGCCCTCTTCTTCATCTGGCCGCTGATCGAGATCGCGCGCGTCTCGTTCACGCCCAGCGAGATCAGCCGCGGCGCGACGCCGCTCTCTGTGCTGCGCGACCCGACGCACCTACGCGTGCTGGGGTTCAGCCTGTGGCAGGCGACGCTCTCCACAGCGCTCACGTTGCTCGCCGGCATACCGATTGCCTTCGCCTTCGCCCGCTATCGCTTCGCCGGACAGCGATTGTGGCGGGCGCTGGCGGTGATCCCCTTCGTCATGCCGACCGTGGTGGTGGCCGCAGCGTTCAGCGCATTGCTCGGCCCACGCGGCGCGTTGAACGCCGCCCTGCAAAGCGCACTCGGTCTCGACCAGCCACCGATCCAGTTGCTGGGCACGTTGCCGATGATTTTGCTTGCCCACGTGTTTTACAACGTCGCGGTGGTCATCCGGCTGGTCGGCGGTTTCCTCTCGGCCTTCGACCCGCGCATCGAAGAGGCAGCCGCCGGGCTGGGCGCGAATCGTTGGCAAACCTTCCGCTACGTCTCGCTGCCCATGGCGCTGCCATCGGTCGGCGCAGCGGCGGCACTGACTTTCCTGTTCACCTTCACCAGCTTCGGCGTGGTGCTGATCCTAGGCGGCGCGCGCTTCGCCACGCTTGAAGTGGAGATCTACCGGCAGACCGCACAACTGTTGCGGCTGGACATCGCCACGTCGTTGGCCATCGTACAGATGATCGTCACCCTACTGGTGGGCTGGGCTTCGGCGCGATTGGAGGCGAAAGCCAGTGCGCCGCTCGAAGCGCGGCCAACGCGCGACATCCGCCGGCCGGTGGTCGGTCCGGCTGCGCGCGCGTTCGTCGCCGGCAGCCTGGCATTCATCGCGATCGTCTTGGTGCTGCCTTTGGCGACACTGGCCGGGCGCTCGTTGAATTTGGAGGGCGGCGATCCTTTGCGCTATTACGCGGCGTTGAGCGAAAACGTGCGCGGGTCGCTGTTCTTCGTGCCGCCGCAGTTGGCCATTCGCAACTCGCTGGTCTTCGCTGCGATCACGGCTGCGCTGGCGATGCTGCTGGGGCTGCCGTTGGGCTACGCCATTGCGCAGGGAAGCCGGCCGGATCGCGGCGGATCATGGTTCGCGCGGCTGCTCGACGCGCTGGTGTTGTTGCCGCTCGGCACCAGCGCCGTGACGTTGGGGCTGGGCTTCTTGGTGGCGTTCGACCGGCCGCCGCTCGACCTGCGCACGTCGGTCGTGTTGCTGCCGGTCGCGCATACGTTGATCGCGCTGCCGTTCGTCGTGCGCGCCATCCTGCCGGCCATCCGGTCGTTCGATCCGCGTCTGCGCGAAGCCGCGCGTGGGTTGGGGGCCGGGCCGTTGCAGGCGCTTCGCCACGTGGACCTGCCGCTGCTGGCGCCGCCGTTCATCGCGGCGATGATCTTCGCGTTCACCGTCTCGCTCGGCGAGTTCGGTGCGTCGCTGCTGATCGCGCGGCCGGAATATCCCACCATGCCGGTGGTGATCTACCGTTTTTTGGGCCAGCCCGGCGCGCTGAATTACGGCCAGGCGCTGGCCATGAGCACGCTGCTGATGATCGTGACGGCGGTCAGCGTGATGGTGATCGAGCGAGTGAACGAGCGAGTAGTGTCGTGA
- a CDS encoding histidinol-phosphatase, whose amino-acid sequence MLDIELHCHTRYSPDSLVKLPDLIEYARKVGIHRLAITDHSEIEGALLAKQMAPDLIIVGEEAMTTQGELLCLFITELIPDGLTLKEAIDRVHAQGGICGPPHPLDPRRFGIGMENLLEYASEFDFIETFNARTRDTGKNDEADYIAQRLDLPRVCASDAHTLQEVGISRMRIREYTTPQDFVMALRDAELLPNYSSLMVNVGSRLASIAHGLGFDKR is encoded by the coding sequence ATGCTTGACATCGAACTGCACTGTCATACGCGCTACTCGCCGGATAGCCTGGTGAAGCTGCCCGACCTCATCGAATACGCCCGCAAGGTCGGCATTCACCGCCTAGCCATCACCGACCACAGCGAGATCGAGGGCGCGTTGTTGGCCAAGCAGATGGCGCCCGATCTGATCATCGTAGGCGAAGAAGCGATGACCACACAGGGCGAGTTGCTGTGCCTCTTCATCACGGAGCTGATCCCCGACGGCCTGACGCTGAAGGAAGCGATTGACCGGGTGCATGCGCAGGGCGGCATCTGCGGCCCGCCGCATCCGCTCGATCCGCGCCGCTTCGGCATCGGCATGGAGAACTTGCTGGAATACGCTTCGGAATTCGACTTCATCGAGACGTTCAACGCCCGCACGCGCGATACCGGCAAGAACGACGAGGCGGATTACATCGCGCAGCGCCTCGACTTGCCGCGGGTATGCGCCAGCGACGCGCACACGCTGCAAGAGGTCGGCATCAGCCGCATGCGCATTCGCGAATACACCACGCCGCAGGATTTCGTCATGGCCCTGCGCGACGCTGAGCTGCTCCCCAACTACAGCTCGTTGATGGTCAACGTCGGCTCGCGCTTGGCTTCGATCGCGCACGGGTTGGGGTTCGATAAGCGGTAG
- the apgM gene encoding putative 2,3-bisphosphoglycerate-independent phosphoglycerate mutase has translation MADFELLKALIQPAQTKIVLLVMDGLGGLPRPEDDKTELEAAHTPNLDRLAREGCLGQHYPVAIGVTSGSGPGHLGLFGYDPLRYEIGRGVLEAVGIGFGVTDRDVCARGNFCTLDAQGNITDRRAGRIPTEVCARLVEKINNARIGVGEGVEVFVEPVQDYRFVVVMRGDGLSGNIEDTDPQRTGTPPLPAMARDAQSQRTAELFNRWIAQATAVIRDEHPANGLTLRGFAKEPGLPKYKDVYGLKAGAIAIYPMYRGVAALVGMDRIAHDAHSVREEFEAAARVWNDYDFLFIHVKYTDSRGEDGNFEAKKAVIEEVDAALPALLDLKPDVLIVTGDHSTPSQLRSHSWHPVPLLLWAPATARRDGSTHFGERACAHGGLGTFYAKDIMPLALAHAGRLQKFGA, from the coding sequence ATGGCTGACTTCGAACTGCTCAAGGCGCTGATTCAACCCGCGCAAACCAAAATCGTATTGCTCGTGATGGATGGGCTGGGCGGCCTGCCTCGGCCTGAAGACGACAAGACCGAACTCGAGGCGGCGCATACCCCCAACCTCGACCGGCTGGCGCGCGAGGGCTGTCTGGGCCAGCACTATCCCGTGGCGATCGGCGTGACCAGCGGCAGCGGGCCGGGACATTTGGGCCTGTTCGGCTACGACCCGCTGCGCTACGAGATCGGGCGCGGCGTGCTGGAGGCCGTCGGCATCGGCTTCGGCGTCACCGACCGCGACGTATGCGCGCGGGGCAACTTCTGCACGCTCGACGCCCAGGGCAACATCACCGACCGGCGCGCCGGCCGCATCCCGACCGAGGTGTGCGCGCGGCTGGTCGAGAAAATCAACAACGCGCGGATCGGCGTCGGCGAGGGCGTCGAGGTCTTCGTCGAGCCGGTGCAGGACTATCGCTTCGTGGTGGTGATGCGTGGCGATGGGCTTTCGGGCAACATCGAGGATACCGATCCACAACGCACCGGGACGCCGCCATTGCCGGCGATGGCTCGCGACGCGCAGTCGCAACGCACCGCCGAGCTATTCAACCGCTGGATCGCCCAAGCGACGGCCGTCATCCGCGACGAACACCCGGCCAACGGATTGACGCTGCGCGGCTTTGCCAAAGAGCCCGGCCTGCCCAAGTACAAAGACGTGTATGGCCTGAAGGCCGGCGCGATTGCCATCTATCCGATGTATCGCGGCGTAGCGGCGTTGGTGGGCATGGATCGCATCGCGCATGATGCCCACAGCGTGCGCGAGGAATTCGAAGCTGCGGCGCGCGTCTGGAACGACTACGACTTCTTGTTTATCCACGTCAAATACACCGACAGCCGTGGCGAGGACGGCAACTTCGAGGCGAAGAAAGCCGTGATCGAAGAGGTGGATGCCGCGCTGCCGGCCTTGCTCGATCTCAAGCCCGACGTGCTGATCGTCACCGGCGACCACAGCACGCCGAGCCAACTGCGCAGCCACTCGTGGCATCCCGTGCCGTTGCTGCTCTGGGCACCGGCCACCGCTCGCCGCGACGGCAGCACACACTTCGGCGAGCGCGCCTGCGCGCACGGTGGGTTGGGCACCTTCTACGCCAAGGACATCATGCCGTTGGCGCTGGCCCATGCCGGCCGGCTGCAGAAGTTCGGCGCATGA
- the hemH gene encoding ferrochelatase, which produces MLNLGGPRTVDDVGPYLERMFLDRELIPLPFQQRLGRFIARRRTPKVQVKYAEIGGGSPIYAWTERQGEAMAELLDQLSPETAPHKSYIAFRYAEPLTEDALRQMRADGVRRAVAFTQYPQWSCSTTGASLNELWRELIRLNLRDAFAWSVIDRWPTHPAFIAAMAKKVCEGLDRFAPEERSSVLLLFSAHSLPLSVIERGDAYPQEVAATVQAVMEHLNFSNEFLLAYQSDIKPFKWLGPSTERVIRNLGARKRKNVLVVPVAFTSDHIETLHEIDIEYAELAREVGIANFKRAPALNDDPLFIRALAEIAAEHLRGGRLHSSQYKLRCPGCENAMCRSLLNPARDAVPARAVA; this is translated from the coding sequence ATGTTGAACCTGGGCGGCCCGCGCACCGTGGATGACGTTGGACCGTATCTCGAGCGTATGTTCCTCGATCGCGAGCTGATCCCGTTGCCCTTCCAGCAGCGACTGGGACGATTCATCGCTCGCCGCCGGACGCCGAAGGTTCAGGTCAAATATGCGGAGATCGGCGGTGGCTCGCCGATCTATGCCTGGACCGAGCGCCAGGGCGAAGCGATGGCGGAGCTGCTCGATCAGCTGTCGCCGGAGACCGCGCCGCACAAGAGCTATATCGCCTTTCGCTACGCCGAGCCGCTCACGGAAGACGCACTGAGGCAAATGCGTGCGGATGGCGTCCGTCGCGCGGTGGCATTTACCCAGTATCCGCAGTGGAGCTGCAGCACCACCGGCGCCAGCCTGAACGAGTTGTGGCGCGAGCTGATCCGCCTGAACCTGCGCGACGCCTTCGCGTGGAGCGTAATAGATCGCTGGCCGACGCACCCGGCCTTCATCGCGGCGATGGCCAAGAAAGTGTGCGAGGGGCTTGACCGGTTCGCGCCGGAGGAACGCAGCAGCGTCCTGCTGCTGTTCAGCGCGCATTCGCTCCCGCTCAGCGTGATCGAGCGCGGCGATGCCTATCCCCAGGAGGTCGCGGCTACCGTGCAGGCGGTCATGGAGCACCTCAATTTCTCGAACGAGTTCTTGCTGGCCTATCAATCGGACATCAAGCCGTTCAAGTGGCTCGGCCCCAGCACCGAGCGGGTGATCCGCAACCTGGGCGCGCGCAAGCGCAAGAACGTGCTGGTCGTGCCGGTCGCTTTTACCAGCGACCACATCGAGACGCTGCACGAGATTGACATCGAGTATGCCGAGCTGGCGCGCGAGGTGGGCATTGCGAATTTCAAGCGCGCGCCGGCGCTGAACGACGACCCGCTGTTTATCCGCGCGCTGGCCGAGATCGCAGCGGAACATCTGCGTGGTGGCCGGCTGCACTCCTCGCAGTACAAGCTGCGCTGCCCTGGCTGCGAGAACGCCATGTGCCGCTCGTTGCTCAACCCGGCGAGGGATGCCGTGCCGGCACGCGCTGTCGCCTGA
- a CDS encoding phosphoglycerate mutase: protein MPVDVPRSVWLVRHGQADWNVARRYMSFSDRPLTAFGERQAQALARLFAARKVDVIVHSGLTRAAATAQTIKGDRDIPVICDARWREASHGAWEGLTYREVMQRYPEGAAQRFADPVNASPLHGESLAELAARVRLAWKDLGTQCSGRRVVVVTHSGPIQALLCLLMGTPLAEHWRWRIDLGSATGLDCYPTTTILRAVNHTPPLPNPVTSPSPLAARSGA from the coding sequence ATGCCCGTTGATGTGCCTCGCAGCGTCTGGTTGGTGCGGCATGGGCAGGCGGATTGGAACGTCGCCCGCCGCTACATGAGTTTCTCAGATCGGCCGCTCACCGCGTTTGGCGAACGGCAGGCGCAAGCGCTGGCGCGTCTCTTCGCCGCGCGTAAGGTGGATGTGATCGTGCACAGCGGCCTGACCCGCGCCGCGGCGACCGCTCAGACGATCAAAGGCGACCGCGACATTCCGGTTATCTGCGACGCGCGCTGGCGCGAAGCATCGCATGGCGCGTGGGAGGGGCTGACCTATCGCGAAGTGATGCAGCGCTATCCAGAAGGTGCAGCGCAGCGCTTCGCCGATCCGGTCAACGCCTCGCCGCTGCACGGCGAATCGTTGGCAGAACTCGCCGCGCGCGTCCGCCTGGCATGGAAAGACTTAGGCACGCAGTGCTCAGGTCGGCGCGTCGTCGTGGTGACGCACAGTGGCCCGATACAGGCTTTGCTGTGTCTGCTGATGGGCACGCCGCTCGCCGAGCATTGGCGCTGGCGCATTGACCTCGGCAGCGCCACCGGCCTGGACTGCTATCCCACAACGACGATCCTGCGTGCGGTGAACCACACGCCGCCGCTTCCGAATCCCGTGACTTCCCCCTCCCCACTTGCAGCTCGTTCTGGGGCGTAA
- the cobS gene encoding adenosylcobinamide-GDP ribazoletransferase, whose protein sequence is MLTAFFEAVRFLTLIPLPFMPPMTRENYEETIARAMAWFPAVGALIGLIACGAGGLAGALWGDFARAVIVVVALAVVTAGLHLDGLSDTFDAVMSWRPRERKLEIMKDSRIGAMGALALIAVIALKVAFVAAAGEGWLRAVLIATTLGRWADLYGIFFFPAAREGGLGRNFHDFIRRSDFIFATLQMLVIVAVICAFGLASDAWPAAWLRGGMTIGLTLIAAHVIFTRWTKSLGGLTGDTYGAMCEIGEVVALAVMSARPF, encoded by the coding sequence ATGCTCACTGCGTTCTTCGAGGCCGTTCGCTTCCTCACGCTCATCCCGTTGCCGTTCATGCCGCCGATGACCCGCGAGAATTACGAGGAGACGATCGCGCGCGCGATGGCCTGGTTTCCGGCAGTCGGTGCGCTCATCGGGCTGATCGCGTGCGGCGCGGGAGGGTTGGCCGGCGCGCTGTGGGGCGACTTTGCGCGCGCCGTGATCGTCGTGGTCGCCCTCGCCGTCGTCACTGCCGGCCTGCATCTGGACGGCCTGAGCGACACGTTCGACGCGGTGATGAGCTGGCGGCCGCGCGAGCGCAAGCTGGAGATCATGAAAGACAGCCGCATCGGCGCGATGGGCGCGCTTGCGCTGATCGCAGTGATCGCGCTCAAGGTCGCATTCGTCGCGGCCGCCGGAGAGGGCTGGCTGCGCGCCGTGCTGATTGCCACGACGCTCGGCCGCTGGGCCGATCTCTACGGCATCTTCTTCTTCCCGGCAGCGCGCGAAGGCGGGCTGGGACGAAACTTCCATGACTTCATCCGGCGCAGCGATTTCATCTTCGCCACGCTTCAGATGCTGGTCATCGTCGCCGTGATATGCGCGTTCGGCTTGGCGTCGGACGCCTGGCCGGCCGCCTGGCTGCGCGGGGGGATGACGATCGGGCTGACGCTCATCGCGGCGCACGTCATCTTTACGCGCTGGACGAAATCGCTGGGCGGATTGACCGGCGACACCTACGGTGCGATGTGCGAGATCGGCGAAGTCGTCGCGCTGGCCGTCATGAGTGCGCGACCGTTTTAG
- a CDS encoding glycosidase, which yields MNLQDIGASHDDTPYRLHRLGVVMRADPHNPNEALGVLNPATARGPDGKLYLFARIVAAGNYSRIGIAEVRFDAQGDPVEVERMGYVLEPTEPYERNARTAGCEDPRITFVEPLGYYVMTYTAYGPLGPRIALAWSKDVLTWQRIGPVTFTFMPRYRVDFNLYDNKDAYLFPQPVRDPHGRLALAMIHRPSNTQGSLQVVPEGVAEPRASMWISYCPLDRAQAGPEALLTWDEHQLLATPAQPWESLKIGGGTPPVLTSRGWLTIYHGVSGRIVEGVDHQPFVRYCAGAMVLNRDDPRYVVYRSSAPILSPEAPEEKEGVVANVVFPTGVDVREGGRLDVYYGMADFYIGVARMTLPH from the coding sequence ATGAATCTGCAGGACATCGGAGCTTCACACGACGACACACCCTATCGCCTGCATCGCCTCGGCGTAGTCATGCGCGCCGACCCGCACAATCCTAACGAGGCCCTGGGTGTATTGAACCCTGCGACGGCGCGTGGGCCGGACGGCAAACTCTATCTCTTTGCGCGCATCGTCGCTGCGGGCAACTACTCTCGCATCGGCATCGCCGAAGTGCGGTTCGACGCGCAGGGCGATCCGGTCGAGGTGGAGCGCATGGGCTACGTGCTCGAACCGACCGAGCCCTACGAGCGCAACGCGCGCACTGCCGGCTGCGAAGACCCGCGCATCACCTTCGTCGAGCCGCTCGGCTACTACGTGATGACCTATACCGCGTATGGGCCGCTTGGGCCGCGCATCGCGCTGGCTTGGTCCAAAGACGTGCTTACCTGGCAGCGCATCGGGCCGGTCACGTTCACCTTCATGCCGCGATATCGGGTTGACTTCAACCTCTATGACAACAAAGACGCCTATCTCTTCCCGCAGCCGGTGCGCGACCCGCACGGCCGGCTTGCGCTGGCGATGATCCATCGCCCGTCGAACACCCAGGGCAGCTTGCAGGTTGTGCCCGAAGGCGTCGCCGAACCGCGCGCCAGCATGTGGATCTCTTACTGCCCGCTCGACCGCGCTCAGGCCGGCCCGGAAGCCCTGCTCACCTGGGATGAGCATCAGCTGCTCGCGACACCGGCGCAGCCGTGGGAGAGCCTGAAGATCGGTGGCGGCACGCCGCCGGTATTGACCTCACGCGGCTGGCTCACGATCTACCACGGTGTCTCCGGCCGTATCGTGGAGGGCGTGGATCATCAGCCCTTCGTGCGCTACTGCGCCGGCGCGATGGTGCTGAACCGCGACGACCCGCGCTACGTGGTCTATCGCTCCAGCGCGCCGATCCTCTCGCCCGAAGCGCCGGAGGAGAAAGAGGGCGTCGTAGCCAATGTGGTCTTCCCGACCGGCGTGGACGTGCGCGAAGGCGGGCGATTGGACGTGTACTACGGCATGGCTGACTTTTACATCGGCGTCGCGCGGATGACGCTGCCGCACTAA